From a region of the Stenotrophomonas sp. BIO128-Bstrain genome:
- a CDS encoding RluA family pseudouridine synthase, producing MTSVRIITVPADRAGQRLDNFLLGQLKGAPRSLIYKLVRSGQVRVNGGRAKAERKLEGGDEVRVPPVRLNEEGDKAGPPAAFMKRLEDAIVFEDDRLLALNKPSGVASHGGSGISFGAIETLRALRPGKTLELVHRLDRDTSGLLIVAKKRSALSELQALLREDHGAGIRKRYLTLLAGRMPDGTMTVDAPLHVGLRQGGERHVQVNPIGKESISHFKVLERKGGHSYCEVRIETGRTHQIRVHAQHLGHPVAGDDKYGDPDVNKRLREQIGLKRLFLHAASLEFALDAGKTPYLINAPLAEELVEVLNRLK from the coding sequence ATGACCAGCGTACGTATCATCACTGTTCCGGCCGACCGTGCCGGGCAACGCCTGGACAACTTCCTGCTCGGCCAGCTCAAGGGTGCACCGCGCAGCCTGATCTACAAGCTCGTGCGAAGTGGCCAGGTCCGCGTCAATGGCGGCCGCGCCAAGGCCGAGCGCAAGCTGGAGGGCGGCGACGAAGTCCGGGTGCCGCCCGTCCGTCTCAACGAAGAGGGCGACAAGGCTGGCCCGCCGGCCGCGTTCATGAAGCGGCTGGAAGATGCCATCGTGTTCGAAGACGATCGGCTGCTGGCGCTGAACAAGCCGTCGGGCGTGGCCAGTCACGGCGGCAGCGGCATCAGTTTCGGCGCCATCGAAACCCTGCGCGCACTGCGGCCGGGCAAGACCCTGGAGCTGGTCCATCGCCTGGACCGGGATACCTCCGGCCTGCTGATCGTGGCCAAGAAGCGCTCGGCCCTGAGCGAGCTGCAGGCGCTGCTGCGTGAAGACCACGGCGCCGGCATCCGCAAGCGCTACCTGACGCTGCTGGCCGGCCGCATGCCCGATGGCACCATGACCGTGGACGCCCCGCTGCACGTGGGCCTGCGCCAGGGTGGCGAGCGCCACGTGCAGGTCAATCCGATCGGCAAGGAGTCGATCAGCCACTTCAAGGTGCTGGAGCGCAAGGGCGGCCATTCGTACTGCGAAGTGCGGATCGAAACCGGCCGGACCCACCAGATCCGCGTGCATGCCCAGCATCTGGGTCATCCGGTGGCCGGTGACGACAAATACGGCGATCCGGACGTCAACAAGCGGCTTCGTGAGCAGATCGGCCTGAAACGGCTGTTCCTGCACGCGGCCTCGCTGGAGTTCGCGCTGGATGCGGGCAAAACCCCTTATCTGATCAATGCGCCGCTGGCCGAGGAGCTGGTCGAGGTCTTGAACCGGCTCAAATAA
- the zupT gene encoding zinc transporter ZupT, which translates to MPDISSENVWIALAVTLAAGLATALGSLMVLFSRRPNPRLLAFGLAFAGGAMVFVSLTEILNKAIDSFTQAYDARLGFAYGTAAFLVGVLLIVVIDHLIPNPHESLDKQDPLFRDNNKAYIKRVGLLTAVAITAHNFPEGLATFFATLESPSVGMPLAFAIAIHNIPEGIAIAVPVYFATQNKFYAFGASLLSGLAEPIGAAIGYVALSGVLNHATFGWVFGIISGVMVFLALDELLPAAKRYAKGHETVYGLVAGMGSLAISLVLFKW; encoded by the coding sequence ATGCCTGATATTTCCAGTGAAAACGTATGGATCGCCCTGGCGGTCACCCTGGCCGCCGGCCTGGCCACCGCGCTGGGCAGCCTGATGGTGCTGTTCTCGCGCCGCCCCAACCCGCGCCTGCTGGCGTTCGGGTTGGCGTTTGCCGGTGGCGCGATGGTCTTCGTCTCGCTGACGGAGATCCTCAACAAGGCCATCGATTCATTCACCCAGGCCTATGACGCCCGACTGGGCTTCGCCTACGGCACCGCGGCCTTCCTGGTCGGCGTGCTGCTGATCGTGGTGATCGACCACCTGATCCCGAACCCGCACGAGAGCCTGGACAAGCAGGACCCGCTGTTCCGCGACAACAACAAGGCCTACATCAAGCGGGTCGGCCTGCTGACCGCCGTGGCGATCACCGCACACAACTTCCCCGAGGGGCTGGCGACGTTCTTCGCCACCCTGGAGAGCCCCTCGGTCGGCATGCCGCTGGCCTTCGCCATCGCCATCCACAACATCCCCGAGGGCATCGCGATCGCGGTGCCGGTGTATTTCGCCACCCAGAACAAGTTCTATGCGTTCGGCGCCAGCCTGCTGTCCGGGCTGGCCGAGCCGATCGGTGCGGCGATCGGCTATGTCGCCCTGTCCGGGGTGCTCAACCATGCCACCTTCGGCTGGGTGTTCGGGATCATCTCCGGCGTGATGGTGTTCCTGGCCCTGGACGAACTGCTCCCGGCGGCCAAGCGCTACGCCAAGGGCCACGAAACCGTGTACGGCCTGGTGGCCGGCATGGGCAGCCTGGCGATCAGCCTGGTGCTGTTCAAGTGGTGA
- a CDS encoding energy transducer TonB: MKLQYIVLSSLAVAALAGCNKTPEQPAAPVAAPTEVAAVKTPPPEYPIELACQGIGGTSTFKVTIAADGQPSQVQLASGSGNAQLDEQAQKAVQAWQFKAGTRAGQTVSTTIQVPVSFNPPQPKPDECFAIEERLRRGG, translated from the coding sequence ATGAAACTGCAGTACATCGTGCTGTCCAGCCTTGCCGTGGCGGCCCTGGCCGGCTGCAACAAGACGCCCGAACAACCGGCCGCCCCGGTCGCGGCGCCCACGGAGGTCGCCGCGGTCAAGACGCCACCGCCGGAGTACCCCATCGAACTGGCGTGCCAGGGCATCGGCGGCACCAGTACGTTCAAGGTCACCATCGCCGCCGACGGCCAGCCCAGCCAGGTCCAGCTCGCCAGTGGCAGCGGCAACGCCCAGCTCGACGAGCAGGCGCAGAAGGCGGTCCAGGCCTGGCAGTTCAAGGCCGGCACCCGTGCCGGGCAGACGGTCTCGACCACGATCCAGGTACCGGTCAGCTTCAATCCGCCGCAGCCCAAGCCGGACGAGTGCTTCGCGATCGAAGAACGGCTGCGTCGCGGCGGCTGA
- a CDS encoding 4a-hydroxytetrahydrobiopterin dehydratase, with the protein MADLIPLAQAHCVPRKGSDHKLGTARVTELLAQIPGWELAEAGQALTRTFRFDNYHGTMAFVNALAWVAHREDHHPDLGVHYDRAVVRFSTHDVGGLSENDFICAAKASALTE; encoded by the coding sequence ATGGCCGACCTGATTCCGCTGGCGCAGGCCCATTGCGTGCCGCGCAAAGGCAGCGACCACAAGCTCGGCACCGCCCGGGTCACCGAGCTGCTGGCCCAGATTCCCGGATGGGAGCTGGCCGAGGCCGGCCAGGCGCTGACCCGCACCTTCCGCTTCGACAACTACCACGGCACCATGGCCTTCGTGAACGCCCTGGCCTGGGTTGCCCATCGCGAAGACCACCACCCGGACCTGGGCGTGCATTACGACCGCGCCGTGGTGCGATTCTCCACCCATGATGTGGGTGGCCTGAGCGAAAACGACTTCATCTGCGCGGCGAAAGCCTCGGCCCTGACGGAGTAA
- a CDS encoding NfuA family Fe-S biogenesis protein yields the protein MIQISDTAQSYFRKLIEREAVPGMGVRLTAVDAGTPRADARLEFADPGELLGDEWAVDCDGFTLYVAATSVAWLDGAEIDFVTNATGSQQLTIKAPKIKGEAPTEGSSLVERVRWVVENEVNPQLASHGGKVAVQEVSAEGVVLLRFGGGCQGCGMADVTLKQGIEKTLMGRVPGITAVRDATDHESGDAPYIPRGTAA from the coding sequence ATGATCCAGATATCCGACACTGCCCAATCCTATTTCCGCAAGCTGATCGAGCGTGAGGCCGTGCCCGGCATGGGTGTGCGCCTTACCGCCGTCGATGCGGGTACCCCGCGCGCCGATGCCCGCCTGGAGTTCGCCGATCCCGGCGAGCTGCTCGGTGATGAGTGGGCGGTGGACTGCGATGGCTTCACCCTCTACGTGGCCGCCACCAGCGTGGCCTGGCTTGATGGCGCCGAGATCGATTTCGTCACCAACGCCACCGGCAGCCAGCAGCTGACCATCAAGGCGCCGAAGATCAAGGGCGAGGCGCCGACGGAAGGTTCTTCCCTGGTCGAGCGCGTGCGCTGGGTGGTGGAGAACGAAGTCAATCCGCAGCTGGCCTCGCATGGCGGCAAGGTCGCAGTGCAGGAAGTCTCGGCCGAGGGCGTGGTGCTGCTGCGCTTCGGCGGCGGCTGCCAGGGCTGCGGCATGGCCGACGTCACGCTCAAGCAGGGCATCGAAAAGACCTTGATGGGACGTGTGCCCGGCATCACCGCGGTGCGCGACGCGACCGACCACGAGAGTGGCGACGCGCCGTACATTCCCCGCGGCACGGCTGCCTGA
- a CDS encoding barstar family protein — translation MTHDGFELGLHDINNAGIYAIGNDDVAPLSAAMRDAGLRVIQIDLAGCQDKRTLLMRLAARLDFPTGFGGNWDALTDNLRDLAWLPANGYSLFFNDADTLRSEAGAEFDTLLDVLDEASRYWGESNVPFWAFVALQDADVEPDADPAA, via the coding sequence ATGACGCATGACGGATTCGAGTTGGGCCTGCACGACATCAACAACGCCGGCATCTATGCGATCGGCAACGATGATGTCGCCCCGTTGTCGGCGGCGATGCGCGATGCCGGCCTGCGTGTGATCCAGATCGACCTGGCCGGCTGCCAGGACAAGCGCACTTTGCTGATGCGGCTGGCCGCCCGCCTGGACTTCCCGACCGGCTTCGGCGGCAACTGGGATGCACTGACCGACAACCTGCGTGACCTGGCGTGGCTGCCGGCCAATGGCTATTCCCTGTTCTTCAACGACGCCGATACGCTGCGCAGCGAGGCGGGCGCGGAGTTCGACACGCTGCTGGATGTGCTGGACGAAGCCAGCCGCTACTGGGGCGAGAGCAACGTGCCGTTCTGGGCGTTCGTCGCGCTGCAGGACGCGGACGTGGAACCGGACGCGGACCCCGCAGCGTAA
- a CDS encoding ribonuclease domain-containing protein, which translates to MRKPLLLLIAIVLLVGGLAAIKLAQRPPAPQFAPSLTQPDSAPAAPAPTSSSRTTRDPLPPFLPAEARDTIALIQRGGPFPHRQDGSIFSNREQRLPQRPRGYYHEYTVDTPGAGNRGARRIVTGGTPPTGWFYTDDHYETFRSFDVPPAGSWQ; encoded by the coding sequence ATGCGCAAGCCGCTGTTGTTGTTGATCGCCATCGTGCTGCTGGTGGGAGGCCTGGCCGCCATCAAGCTGGCCCAGCGCCCGCCCGCGCCGCAGTTTGCGCCATCGCTGACCCAGCCCGACAGCGCGCCGGCCGCCCCTGCACCGACGTCATCGAGCCGGACGACGCGCGATCCCCTGCCCCCGTTCCTGCCGGCCGAAGCGCGCGACACCATCGCGCTGATCCAGCGTGGCGGCCCGTTCCCGCACCGCCAGGACGGCAGCATCTTCAGCAACCGCGAACAGCGGCTGCCGCAGCGGCCGCGCGGCTATTACCACGAATACACGGTGGACACGCCCGGCGCAGGCAATCGCGGCGCACGGCGCATTGTCACCGGCGGCACCCCCCCTACTGGCTGGTTCTATACCGATGATCACTATGAAACGTTCCGCAGTTTCGACGTTCCACCTGCCGGGAGCTGGCAATGA
- a CDS encoding superoxide dismutase, with product MAYTLPKLSYAYDALEPHIDAATMEIHHTKHHQTYINNVNAALEGTEYADLPVEELVKKTKSLPENLQGVVRNNGGGHANHTLFWTVMSPNGGGAPVGDVAKAIDSQLGGVEKFKEAFTKAALTRFGSGWAWLSVTPDKKVVVESSANQDSPLMDGNTPILALDVWEHAYYLKYQNRRPEYIGAFFNVVDWNEVERRYQQAIA from the coding sequence ATGGCCTATACCCTCCCCAAGCTGTCCTACGCCTACGACGCGCTCGAGCCGCATATCGACGCAGCGACGATGGAAATCCACCACACCAAGCATCACCAGACGTACATCAACAACGTCAACGCTGCGCTGGAAGGCACCGAATATGCCGACCTGCCGGTGGAAGAGCTGGTCAAGAAGACCAAGTCGCTGCCGGAAAACCTGCAGGGCGTCGTGCGCAACAACGGCGGCGGCCATGCCAACCACACCCTGTTCTGGACCGTGATGTCGCCCAATGGCGGCGGCGCTCCGGTCGGTGACGTCGCCAAGGCGATCGATTCGCAGCTGGGCGGTGTCGAGAAGTTCAAAGAGGCCTTCACCAAGGCCGCGCTGACCCGCTTCGGCAGCGGCTGGGCCTGGCTGAGCGTCACCCCGGACAAGAAGGTCGTGGTGGAAAGCAGCGCCAACCAGGACAGCCCGCTGATGGACGGCAACACGCCGATCCTGGCCCTGGACGTGTGGGAACACGCGTACTACCTGAAGTACCAGAACCGTCGCCCGGAATACATCGGCGCGTTCTTCAACGTCGTCGACTGGAACGAAGTCGAGCGTCGTTACCAGCAAGCCATCGCCTGA
- a CDS encoding endonuclease/exonuclease/phosphatase family protein, which yields MRTHITGGTRGWTGWILLLLLAAPAAGAHARQAEDALPSLKIATLELPTQDDAQWQQRRDQVLQLLESMQPDVIAVQRVLQTQGRNPACWLASRLRYSCDFVTADPPSQPLRHGSAMLTRLPVTDDAVTLLHPPGQFSAAGMLRVKLREELINIYVARLRPEPDDAQIRRHQTTDLMTWIGATADGLPSLIAGDFSAEITELVGSTPGFQPARKNPGERVDPPSLAGAARGHGLDVLFQVKHFGGIRQDSIKLPASEGDAAAMRLGTMATLRLQTPESTSAP from the coding sequence ATGCGCACGCACATCACCGGTGGGACCCGAGGTTGGACAGGCTGGATCCTGCTGCTGTTGCTGGCCGCGCCCGCCGCCGGCGCGCACGCGCGCCAGGCCGAGGACGCCCTGCCCTCGCTGAAGATCGCCACGCTGGAACTGCCGACCCAGGACGATGCCCAATGGCAACAGCGGCGTGACCAGGTGCTGCAGCTGCTGGAGTCGATGCAGCCGGACGTGATTGCGGTGCAGCGGGTGCTGCAGACCCAGGGCCGCAACCCCGCCTGCTGGCTGGCCAGCCGGCTGCGCTACAGCTGCGATTTCGTCACCGCCGATCCGCCCAGCCAGCCGCTGCGCCACGGCAGCGCCATGCTGACCCGGCTGCCGGTGACGGATGACGCCGTCACCCTGCTGCACCCGCCGGGGCAGTTCAGCGCGGCCGGGATGCTGCGGGTCAAGCTGCGCGAGGAACTGATCAACATCTACGTGGCCCGGCTTCGCCCGGAACCGGACGACGCGCAGATCCGCCGGCACCAGACCACCGATCTGATGACCTGGATCGGCGCGACCGCCGACGGCCTGCCTTCGCTGATCGCCGGCGACTTCTCGGCCGAGATCACCGAGCTGGTGGGAAGTACCCCGGGCTTCCAGCCGGCCCGCAAGAACCCCGGCGAACGCGTGGATCCGCCGTCGCTGGCCGGCGCGGCACGGGGGCACGGCCTGGACGTGCTGTTCCAGGTGAAGCACTTCGGCGGCATCCGCCAGGACAGCATCAAGCTGCCGGCCAGCGAGGGCGACGCTGCGGCGATGCGGCTGGGCACCATGGCCACCCTGCGCCTGCAGACGCCGGAAAGCACCAGCGCGCCCTGA
- a CDS encoding oligopeptide:H+ symporter: protein MSNIAAASAGKGKMPRQIPYIIGNEACERFSFYGMRNILVQFLITSLLLQEITADGRAGEAKDIMHSFMIGVYFFPLLGGWLADKFFGKYHTILWFSLIYCAGHACLAIFEDSRQGFFVGLGLIALGAGGIKPLVASFMGDQFDQSNKHLAKVVFDAFYWIINFGSLFASLLIPLALKNLGPSWAFGIPGILMFVATFVFWMGRKRYVLVPLPPKDPHSFGNVVRTALSAQVPGKGRPGRTLAILGAVLAVASMGLVGSLGIVICLCIALVLLLAGIGGGTWIQLDRARAVHPAEAVEGVRSVLRVLVIFALTTPFFSLFDQKASTWVLQGQQMAMPSWFTASQMQALNPLLVMILIPFNNLVLYPMLRRFGFEPTALRRMTAGIAFSGLAWIVVGGIQVMMDGGNVMSIFWQMLPYALLTFGEVLVSATGLEFAYSQAPQAMKGVVMSFWNLTTTIGNLWVLLSNAAVRNDTVTHQIASTGLSEAAFLMFFFAGFAFLAALAFGWYAKRYRMVDNYRTA from the coding sequence ATGAGCAATATCGCAGCCGCCAGCGCCGGCAAAGGAAAGATGCCGCGCCAGATTCCCTACATCATCGGCAATGAGGCCTGCGAACGCTTCAGCTTCTATGGGATGCGCAACATCCTGGTGCAGTTCCTGATCACCTCGCTGCTGCTGCAGGAGATCACCGCCGATGGCCGGGCCGGCGAGGCCAAGGACATCATGCACAGCTTCATGATCGGCGTGTATTTCTTCCCGCTGCTCGGTGGCTGGCTGGCCGACAAATTCTTCGGCAAGTACCACACCATCCTGTGGTTCAGCCTGATCTATTGCGCCGGCCACGCCTGCCTGGCCATCTTCGAGGACAGCCGCCAGGGCTTCTTCGTCGGCCTGGGCCTGATCGCGCTGGGTGCCGGCGGCATCAAGCCGCTGGTGGCCTCGTTCATGGGCGACCAGTTCGACCAGAGCAACAAGCATCTGGCCAAGGTCGTGTTCGACGCCTTCTACTGGATCATCAACTTCGGCTCGCTGTTCGCCTCGCTGCTGATTCCGCTGGCGCTGAAGAACCTGGGTCCGTCGTGGGCCTTCGGCATCCCGGGCATCCTGATGTTCGTGGCCACCTTCGTGTTCTGGATGGGCCGCAAGCGCTACGTGCTGGTCCCGCTGCCGCCCAAGGACCCGCATTCGTTCGGCAACGTGGTGCGTACCGCGCTGTCGGCGCAGGTGCCGGGCAAGGGCCGTCCGGGTCGTACCCTTGCCATCCTCGGTGCGGTGCTGGCGGTGGCCTCGATGGGGCTGGTCGGCAGCCTGGGCATCGTGATCTGCCTGTGCATCGCGCTGGTCCTGCTGTTGGCCGGCATCGGTGGCGGCACCTGGATCCAGCTGGACCGCGCCCGCGCCGTGCACCCGGCCGAGGCGGTGGAGGGCGTGCGCTCGGTGCTGCGCGTGCTGGTGATCTTCGCCCTGACCACGCCGTTCTTCTCGCTGTTCGACCAGAAGGCCTCGACCTGGGTCCTGCAGGGCCAGCAGATGGCGATGCCGAGCTGGTTCACCGCCTCGCAGATGCAGGCGCTGAACCCGCTGCTGGTGATGATCCTGATCCCGTTCAACAACCTGGTGCTGTACCCGATGCTGCGCCGCTTCGGCTTCGAGCCGACCGCGCTGCGCCGGATGACCGCCGGCATCGCCTTCAGCGGCCTGGCCTGGATCGTGGTCGGCGGTATCCAGGTGATGATGGATGGCGGCAACGTCATGTCCATCTTCTGGCAGATGCTGCCCTACGCGCTGCTGACCTTCGGTGAAGTGCTGGTCTCGGCCACCGGCCTGGAGTTCGCCTACAGCCAGGCGCCGCAGGCCATGAAGGGCGTGGTGATGAGCTTCTGGAACCTGACCACCACCATCGGCAACCTGTGGGTGCTGCTGTCCAACGCGGCGGTGCGCAACGACACGGTGACCCACCAGATCGCCAGTACCGGCTTGAGCGAGGCGGCGTTCCTGATGTTCTTCTTCGCCGGCTTTGCGTTCCTGGCGGCGTTGGCCTTCGGTTGGTATGCCAAGCGCTATCGTATGGTCGACAACTACCGCACCGCCTGA
- a CDS encoding rhomboid family intramembrane serine protease yields MTPVNLLLIAITVIVSWMAFKNRALADRLILWPPAVDRNRQYDRLITYGFIHADLSHLAFNMITLFFFGGFIEQVMLQLSGSYLTYPAFYLGALLVSILPSYLKNQKNPNYLSLGASGAVSAVLFAFILIKPWSIILVLFIPAPAIIYAVFYVGYSIWMDRRGGDRINHSAHLAGAAFGVLFMLAMQPSIFSHFLRELSNPTFRLGG; encoded by the coding sequence ATGACCCCAGTCAACCTGCTGCTGATCGCCATCACCGTCATCGTGTCGTGGATGGCGTTCAAGAACCGTGCGCTCGCCGACCGCCTGATCCTGTGGCCGCCGGCAGTGGACCGCAACCGTCAGTACGATCGCCTGATCACCTACGGGTTCATCCACGCCGATCTGTCCCACCTGGCGTTCAACATGATCACGCTGTTCTTCTTCGGCGGCTTCATCGAACAGGTGATGCTGCAGTTGAGCGGCAGCTACCTGACCTATCCGGCGTTCTACCTGGGTGCGTTGCTGGTCTCGATCCTGCCCAGCTACCTGAAGAACCAGAAGAATCCGAACTACCTCAGCCTGGGGGCATCGGGCGCGGTCTCGGCAGTGCTGTTCGCCTTCATCCTGATCAAGCCGTGGTCGATCATCCTGGTGCTGTTCATTCCGGCCCCGGCGATCATCTATGCGGTGTTCTACGTCGGCTACAGCATCTGGATGGACCGCCGTGGCGGCGACCGCATCAACCACAGCGCGCACCTGGCCGGTGCGGCCTTCGGCGTGCTGTTCATGCTGGCCATGCAGCCGAGCATCTTCAGCCACTTCCTGCGTGAGCTGAGCAACCCCACCTTCCGCCTCGGCGGTTGA
- a CDS encoding GNAT family N-acetyltransferase, with amino-acid sequence MASVTPPGLAYEVEHDLAHHRFQARVKGHLALLDYQIKRKRMIITHTEVPEPIAGRGVAGELTKVALRYAREHRFKVVPACAYAEAFLQRHEEYDDLLVR; translated from the coding sequence ATGGCTTCGGTCACGCCGCCCGGACTGGCTTACGAGGTGGAGCACGATCTGGCCCATCACCGGTTCCAGGCCCGGGTCAAAGGGCATCTGGCGCTGCTGGATTACCAGATCAAGCGCAAGCGGATGATCATCACCCACACCGAGGTGCCCGAGCCGATCGCCGGCCGTGGCGTGGCCGGTGAGTTGACGAAGGTGGCGCTGCGCTACGCGCGCGAACACAGATTCAAGGTAGTGCCTGCCTGCGCGTACGCCGAAGCGTTCCTGCAGCGGCACGAGGAGTACGACGACCTGCTGGTCCGATGA
- a CDS encoding DUF3298 and DUF4163 domain-containing protein, whose protein sequence is MNIAGNRCALRTSALALAMGLVVVAGCKRDGDAQAPVAAADTAAEPAAPTATPDAPVELRDVIETSPQAVVGITYPPDIARYPGLAKTLGSYADSARAELQQALDGLGNDKPTMPYELSLTFEKVLETPQLVVVTADGSRYTGGAHGEPLVARFVWLPEQQQMLTADKLVADAKGWKAISDYVADQLRERVATRLSGDEMEPAQMQESLRNASRMIADGTGPSADNFSQFQPLTGSDGRISAIRFVFPPYQVGPYSDGTQTVDVPAAVLVPHVGQDVAGLFARG, encoded by the coding sequence ATGAACATCGCAGGAAACCGTTGCGCGCTGCGCACCAGCGCGTTGGCCTTGGCTATGGGCTTGGTGGTGGTGGCAGGCTGCAAGCGCGACGGTGACGCACAGGCGCCGGTGGCAGCGGCAGATACCGCCGCCGAACCGGCTGCACCGACGGCGACGCCGGATGCGCCGGTCGAGCTGCGCGACGTGATCGAGACCTCGCCGCAGGCGGTGGTCGGGATTACCTATCCGCCGGACATCGCGCGGTATCCGGGCCTGGCCAAGACGCTGGGCAGCTATGCCGACAGCGCCCGGGCCGAGCTGCAGCAGGCGCTGGACGGGCTGGGCAACGACAAGCCGACCATGCCCTACGAGCTCTCGCTGACCTTCGAGAAGGTGCTGGAGACGCCGCAGCTGGTGGTGGTGACCGCCGATGGCAGCCGTTACACCGGTGGCGCCCACGGTGAGCCGCTGGTGGCACGTTTCGTATGGCTGCCGGAGCAGCAGCAGATGCTGACCGCCGACAAGCTGGTGGCCGATGCCAAGGGCTGGAAGGCGATCAGCGACTACGTGGCCGACCAGCTGCGCGAACGCGTGGCCACGCGCCTGAGCGGCGATGAGATGGAGCCTGCGCAGATGCAGGAATCCCTGCGCAACGCCAGCCGGATGATCGCCGATGGCACCGGGCCCAGCGCGGACAACTTCAGCCAGTTCCAGCCGCTGACCGGTTCCGACGGACGCATCTCTGCGATACGCTTCGTGTTCCCGCCCTACCAGGTAGGGCCGTACTCGGACGGCACGCAGACCGTGGACGTCCCGGCCGCCGTGCTGGTGCCGCACGTGGGTCAGGATGTCGCGGGGTTGTTCGCCCGGGGCTGA
- the cfa gene encoding cyclopropane fatty acyl phospholipid synthase, with protein MDAGLQRRVTGLLHEAGVTVGGDQPQDITVHDPRFYARVMAQGSLGLGESYMDGQWDARALDDFLFHLMQAHLDERVHGWRDLADAIKARVFNLQAGAGSFEVGRRHYDLGNDLYEAMLGQRLVYSCGYWREAADLDTAQEAKLDLICRKLGLRPGQRILDIGCGWGEALKFAAERYGVSGVGVTISQEQADYARQLCAGLPVEIRLQDYHDVEESFDAILSVGMFEHVGDKNYRGYFEMARRCLRPEGLFLLHSIGSNLSRHRTDPWIAKYIFPNSMLPSAAQVTDAFEGLFVLEDWHNFGTDYDRTLQAWRANIEAAWPRLDAQRYDERFRRMWRFYLAGSMASFRCRHAQLWQLVLSPNGVPGGYVAPR; from the coding sequence GTGGACGCTGGGCTGCAACGACGGGTCACGGGGTTGCTGCACGAAGCGGGGGTCACCGTTGGCGGTGACCAGCCGCAGGACATCACGGTGCACGACCCGCGCTTCTATGCACGGGTCATGGCCCAGGGCTCGCTGGGCCTGGGCGAGAGTTACATGGACGGGCAGTGGGATGCCCGCGCGCTGGACGACTTCCTCTTTCATCTGATGCAGGCGCATCTGGACGAACGCGTGCACGGCTGGCGCGATCTGGCCGATGCGATCAAGGCGCGGGTGTTCAATCTGCAGGCCGGCGCCGGCAGTTTCGAGGTCGGCCGTCGCCATTACGACCTGGGCAATGATCTGTACGAGGCGATGCTCGGCCAGCGGCTGGTCTACAGCTGCGGTTACTGGCGCGAAGCTGCGGACCTGGACACGGCGCAGGAGGCCAAGCTCGATCTGATCTGCCGCAAGCTGGGCCTGCGCCCCGGCCAGCGCATTCTGGATATCGGCTGCGGGTGGGGCGAGGCGCTGAAGTTCGCGGCCGAGCGCTATGGCGTCTCCGGCGTCGGCGTGACGATCTCGCAGGAGCAGGCGGACTATGCGCGGCAGTTGTGCGCGGGGTTGCCGGTCGAGATACGGTTGCAGGACTACCACGACGTGGAGGAGTCCTTCGACGCGATCCTGTCGGTGGGGATGTTCGAGCACGTGGGCGACAAGAACTATCGCGGGTACTTCGAGATGGCGCGGCGCTGCCTGCGGCCGGAAGGATTGTTCCTGCTGCATTCGATCGGCAGCAATCTGTCGCGGCATCGCACCGATCCGTGGATCGCAAAGTACATCTTCCCGAACTCGATGCTGCCCTCGGCGGCGCAGGTGACCGACGCGTTCGAAGGGTTGTTCGTGCTGGAGGACTGGCACAACTTCGGCACCGATTACGACCGGACCCTGCAGGCGTGGCGGGCCAACATCGAGGCGGCGTGGCCGCGCCTGGATGCGCAGCGGTATGACGAACGGTTCCGCCGGATGTGGCGGTTCTATCTGGCCGGTTCGATGGCGAGTTTCCGCTGCCGGCATGCACAGTTGTGGCAGCTGGTGTTGTCGCCCAATGGCGTGCCTGGAGGCTACGTAGCGCCACGGTGA